In the genome of Rhizobium sp. 007, one region contains:
- a CDS encoding MurR/RpiR family transcriptional regulator, translated as MKNADTSPTLVRDGVYALVTSGPSSQSRIAHYIAQNPEVVGDLSISELARHTNSGDASIVRFCRTLGFSGFREFRMAFTGEIERDKARRATQYLGSDDEHVRPEIGNLSAALQHSVAASARLLDYEQIESVAKRLRGATRVEAFGMGVSAVCAELLTHRLVWLGIPIHSTGIVNIGRGLAHGLDASTFAIGISYEGMSEETVEFLRTARDRGAHTLAITTRAKSAITEVADEVLLLSSSGPWPEAGSARLMPSMALLSECIAGCLKGS; from the coding sequence ATGAAGAATGCGGATACATCACCAACTTTGGTGCGGGATGGCGTATACGCTCTGGTCACCAGCGGACCCAGCTCGCAATCACGAATCGCGCATTACATCGCTCAGAATCCGGAAGTCGTCGGGGATCTATCGATCTCCGAGCTCGCCCGTCACACCAACAGCGGGGATGCGTCGATCGTGCGCTTTTGTCGTACACTCGGCTTTTCCGGGTTTCGCGAGTTCAGGATGGCGTTCACCGGAGAGATTGAGCGCGACAAAGCCCGGCGAGCAACCCAGTATCTCGGCAGTGATGATGAACATGTAAGGCCAGAAATTGGCAATCTGAGCGCTGCTCTCCAGCATTCGGTAGCGGCCTCGGCTCGCCTTCTCGACTATGAGCAGATCGAAAGCGTCGCGAAGAGACTGCGAGGTGCAACGCGCGTCGAAGCCTTTGGCATGGGTGTCTCTGCAGTCTGCGCCGAGTTATTGACGCATCGCCTGGTCTGGCTCGGCATTCCCATTCATTCGACAGGGATCGTGAACATCGGCCGCGGTCTGGCGCACGGACTTGATGCTTCGACTTTTGCCATCGGCATTTCCTACGAGGGAATGAGCGAAGAGACGGTAGAATTTCTGAGGACAGCTCGCGACCGAGGTGCGCATACGCTCGCAATCACGACACGTGCAAAATCCGCGATCACTGAAGTCGCCGATGAGGTTCTATTGTTGAGCTCCTCGGGCCCTTGGCCGGAAGCCGGATCGGCAAGGCTCATGCCTTCAATGGCGCTCTTGAGCGAAT